From Bordetella flabilis, the proteins below share one genomic window:
- a CDS encoding LysR family transcriptional regulator has protein sequence MLEIRHLETLAAIRDGGSLLEAAERLHLTQSALSHQLRELEARLGTPLLNRRTRPARLTTAGLRVLELADAVLPRLRATERELQRLAAGRTGRLHLAIECHSCFQWLMPALDAFRVQWPEVALDLSAAFSFAPFPALLRGDLDLVITSDPQTLEAVEYVPLFSYELVLAVSEGNPLAAQRYVKPEQLADQTLITYPVDRQRLDVFTAFLDLADVEPAAVRKAELTPIIAQLVASNRGVAALPNWALTEYLGQGWLKVCHLGPQGVWRTLYAAVRTEDADAPFIKDFLTIARDVCFRTLTGIKSTGSRAAAIRDHQAAP, from the coding sequence ATGCTAGAAATCCGCCATTTGGAAACGCTGGCTGCCATCCGGGATGGAGGCAGCCTGCTCGAAGCCGCCGAACGCCTGCACCTGACCCAGTCCGCGCTCTCCCATCAACTGCGCGAGCTGGAAGCGCGGCTCGGCACGCCCTTGTTGAACCGGCGCACGCGGCCCGCCCGCCTGACCACGGCGGGCTTGCGGGTGCTGGAGCTGGCCGACGCGGTATTGCCGCGCCTGCGTGCAACCGAGCGGGAGTTACAACGCCTGGCCGCCGGACGCACTGGGCGGCTTCATCTGGCAATCGAATGCCACTCCTGCTTCCAATGGCTGATGCCGGCGCTGGACGCCTTTCGCGTCCAATGGCCAGAGGTCGCGCTGGATCTCTCCGCCGCATTCTCCTTCGCACCTTTTCCGGCTCTATTGCGGGGCGATCTCGACCTGGTGATTACCTCCGACCCGCAAACCCTGGAGGCGGTGGAATATGTACCGCTCTTCAGCTATGAACTGGTGCTGGCGGTGTCCGAAGGCAACCCCTTGGCCGCCCAGCGCTACGTCAAGCCGGAACAATTGGCGGACCAGACACTGATCACCTATCCGGTGGATCGCCAACGCCTCGATGTATTCACGGCGTTCCTCGACCTGGCTGATGTCGAGCCAGCGGCGGTGCGCAAGGCTGAACTCACGCCCATCATCGCGCAACTGGTGGCGAGCAACCGCGGCGTGGCGGCCCTGCCCAATTGGGCGCTGACGGAGTATCTGGGCCAGGGTTGGCTGAAAGTGTGTCACCTGGGGCCGCAGGGAGTATGGCGGACCTTGTATGCCGCAGTCAGGACGGAGGACGCCGACGCGCCGTTCATCAAGGATTTCCTGACTATCGCGCGCGACGTATGCTTTCGCACGCTGACCGGCATCAAGTCCACGGGATCCCGCGCAGCAGCCATACGCGACCACCAGGCCGCGCCATAG
- the recX gene encoding recombination regulator RecX gives MTDGRGPSGPSNPRARGGRWPVRQDTDAEDNPAVPVRRGPSLKARAVGFLSRREYARAELARKLAAHTDDHGALDALLDDLEREGWLSTERFAESLVHRRAERQGAARIVQELRQHGVDEAQIGQLKETLRATEYERAMAVWQKRYGDRPVDRAAYAKQARFLAARGFAHEVIRRVLGAERDD, from the coding sequence ATGACGGACGGCCGTGGCCCATCCGGCCCATCGAATCCCCGCGCCCGCGGCGGGCGGTGGCCGGTGCGGCAGGATACGGACGCGGAGGATAACCCTGCGGTACCGGTGCGGCGCGGCCCCTCCTTGAAGGCCCGCGCCGTCGGCTTTTTATCGCGTCGGGAATATGCGCGCGCCGAACTGGCCCGCAAGCTGGCCGCTCATACGGACGACCACGGCGCCCTCGATGCGCTGCTGGACGACCTGGAGCGCGAAGGTTGGCTTTCCACGGAGCGTTTTGCGGAAAGCCTGGTCCACCGCCGCGCCGAACGCCAGGGGGCGGCCCGCATTGTGCAGGAGCTGCGCCAGCACGGCGTCGATGAAGCGCAGATCGGACAATTGAAAGAAACGCTGCGCGCAACGGAATACGAACGCGCAATGGCGGTATGGCAAAAGCGCTATGGCGATCGTCCCGTCGACCGCGCTGCTTATGCCAAGCAGGCGCGCTTCCTGGCCGCGCGCGGTTTTGCCCATGAGGTAATCCGGCGAGTACTCGGCGCTGAGCGGGACGATTAG
- the recA gene encoding recombinase RecA: MDDKTSKAAASEKAKALAAALSQIEKQFGKGSIMRYGDNEVEHDIQVVSTGSLGLDIALGVGGLPRGRVIEIYGPESSGKTTLTLQVIAEMQKIGGTCAFIDAEHALDVQYASKLGVNLTDLLISQPDTGEQALEITDALVRSGSVDLIVIDSVAALVPKAEIEGEMGDSLPGLQARLMSQALRKLTATIKRTNCMVIFINQIRMKIGVMFGNPETTTGGNALKFYSSVRLDIRRIGSIKKGEEVVGNETRVKVVKNKVSPPFKQAEFDIMYGSGISREGEIIDLGVQAGIVDKSGAWYSYNGERIGQGKDNVREYLKEHKEMAFEIENRVRENQGIVSRANTFAASEVDEG, translated from the coding sequence ATGGACGACAAAACCAGCAAGGCAGCCGCCTCGGAAAAAGCCAAGGCCCTGGCTGCGGCGCTATCGCAAATCGAAAAGCAGTTCGGCAAGGGCTCGATCATGCGATATGGCGATAACGAGGTCGAACACGACATCCAGGTGGTCTCCACCGGGTCGCTGGGCCTGGATATCGCGCTGGGCGTCGGCGGCCTGCCGCGCGGCCGCGTCATCGAAATCTACGGACCGGAATCCTCCGGCAAGACCACGCTGACCCTGCAGGTCATCGCGGAAATGCAGAAAATCGGCGGCACCTGCGCGTTCATCGACGCTGAACATGCGCTTGACGTGCAGTACGCCTCCAAGCTTGGCGTCAACCTGACCGACCTGCTCATTTCGCAGCCGGACACCGGCGAACAGGCGCTGGAAATCACCGACGCGCTGGTGCGTTCCGGTTCGGTGGACCTGATCGTCATCGACTCGGTCGCGGCGCTGGTGCCCAAGGCTGAAATCGAAGGTGAAATGGGCGATTCGCTGCCTGGCCTGCAGGCCCGCCTGATGAGCCAGGCGCTGCGCAAACTGACCGCCACCATCAAGCGCACCAACTGCATGGTCATCTTCATCAACCAGATCCGCATGAAGATCGGCGTCATGTTCGGCAACCCCGAAACCACCACCGGCGGCAATGCGCTGAAGTTCTATTCTTCCGTCCGGCTGGATATCCGCCGTATCGGCTCGATCAAGAAAGGCGAGGAAGTCGTCGGCAACGAAACCCGCGTCAAGGTCGTCAAGAATAAGGTCTCCCCGCCCTTCAAGCAGGCCGAATTCGACATCATGTACGGCAGCGGTATTTCGCGCGAAGGCGAAATCATCGACCTGGGCGTGCAAGCCGGTATCGTGGACAAGTCCGGTGCCTGGTACAGCTATAACGGCGAGCGCATCGGCCAGGGCAAGGACAACGTGCGTGAATACCTGAAGGAACACAAGGAAATGGCTTTCGAAATCGAAAACCGTGTCCGCGAGAACCAGGGTATCGTCAGCCGCGCCAACACCTTCGCCGCGAGCGAGGTCGACGAGGGCTGA
- a CDS encoding response regulator transcription factor — MRILIAEDDSILADGLSRSLRHNGYAVDAVRDGMSADLALTAQAFDLLILDLGLPQLAGLEVLRRLRSRNARLPVLILTAADSIEQRVKGLDLGADDYMAKPFALSELEARVRALTRRGAGGGASLIRHGHLVFDQVGRVASMDDQPLDLSAREISLLEILLMRSGRMVSKDQLVDHLCEWGEEVSTNAIEVYVHRLRKKLEPTGVKIMTVRGLGYCLERDHGTSELAS, encoded by the coding sequence ATGCGCATCCTGATTGCCGAAGACGACAGCATTCTGGCCGATGGCCTGTCCCGCTCGCTGCGCCACAACGGCTATGCCGTGGATGCCGTGCGCGACGGCATGTCCGCCGACCTGGCGCTGACCGCGCAGGCGTTCGACCTGCTGATTCTGGACCTGGGCCTGCCGCAGTTGGCGGGGCTGGAAGTGCTGCGCCGGCTGCGATCGCGCAACGCGCGTTTGCCCGTGCTCATTCTAACCGCCGCCGATAGTATCGAGCAGCGGGTCAAGGGACTGGACCTGGGCGCGGACGACTATATGGCCAAGCCCTTCGCGCTTTCCGAACTGGAAGCACGCGTGCGAGCCCTGACGCGGCGCGGGGCGGGCGGCGGCGCCAGCCTGATCCGCCATGGCCACCTGGTGTTCGACCAGGTCGGCCGCGTAGCGTCCATGGACGACCAGCCGCTGGACTTGTCCGCACGCGAGATCAGCCTGCTCGAAATACTGCTGATGCGCAGCGGCCGCATGGTCAGCAAGGATCAACTGGTGGACCACCTCTGCGAATGGGGCGAGGAAGTCAGTACTAATGCCATCGAAGTCTACGTCCATCGGCTGCGCAAGAAGCTGGAGCCGACCGGAGTCAAGATCATGACGGTGCGGGGTTTGGGCTATTGCCTGGAACGGGACCATGGCACCAGTGAGCTGGCGAGCTGA
- a CDS encoding sensor histidine kinase, which translates to MLAPLFLLWPMSVAITYVVAQNIADVPYDRALASHLRVLARQVHTVDGKTTLDMTPPVRSLLRTDETDSVFWLVLGGHGQYLGGDRELPLPKGADVAVPGAVRYEDSTLRGFGIRLAYTRVDPGAPAEAPALVIVAETTDRRARLANDIIKGVIIPQFVVLPIAVLLVWFGLSRGVAPLNALQQRLRARRPDDLSPIDERATPTEIAPLVAAINDLLERLSATVQTQRRFVADAAHQLKTPLAGLRTQAELALRDASADEMQASLRQLVTGSERATRLVNQLLLLARAENPATVGMAPTDLNALACEQTAQWAPHALAIGTDLGFEAAGGEVRIEANEILLAELLNNLIDNALRYTPRQGRVTVRVQGWADAAVLEVEDSGPGIPPAERERVFDRFYRMLGTPADGSGLGLAIVREIAQKHGAAVELSDNPGLGSPLPGLRITIRFPHKLHTDTQ; encoded by the coding sequence ATGCTGGCGCCGCTGTTCCTGCTGTGGCCGATGAGCGTGGCGATCACCTACGTCGTCGCGCAGAACATTGCGGACGTGCCTTATGACCGCGCCTTGGCCAGCCATTTGCGAGTGCTCGCCCGGCAGGTCCATACGGTGGACGGCAAAACGACGCTCGACATGACGCCGCCGGTACGCAGCCTGTTGCGCACCGACGAAACCGACAGCGTCTTCTGGCTGGTCCTGGGCGGACACGGCCAATACCTGGGCGGCGATCGTGAGCTGCCCCTGCCCAAGGGCGCGGACGTGGCCGTCCCTGGCGCGGTGCGTTACGAAGACAGCACGCTGCGCGGATTCGGTATCCGCCTGGCTTACACCCGCGTCGACCCCGGCGCTCCGGCGGAGGCGCCGGCCCTGGTCATCGTCGCGGAAACCACGGATCGCCGCGCGCGCCTGGCGAATGACATCATCAAGGGCGTCATCATTCCGCAATTCGTGGTGCTGCCCATCGCGGTGCTGCTGGTGTGGTTCGGCCTGTCTCGCGGTGTGGCGCCGCTCAATGCATTGCAGCAGCGCCTGCGGGCGCGGCGGCCCGACGACTTGTCGCCCATCGATGAACGTGCCACGCCGACCGAGATCGCGCCTTTGGTAGCCGCGATCAACGATCTGCTGGAGCGCCTGTCGGCAACGGTCCAGACGCAGCGGCGCTTCGTGGCCGACGCGGCGCATCAATTGAAAACGCCCCTGGCGGGTCTGCGCACGCAGGCGGAGCTCGCCCTGCGCGACGCCAGCGCGGACGAAATGCAGGCCAGCCTGCGGCAGCTCGTCACGGGATCCGAACGGGCGACGCGCCTGGTAAACCAGCTTTTGCTGCTGGCCCGCGCCGAAAACCCGGCGACGGTGGGCATGGCACCCACCGACCTGAACGCACTGGCCTGCGAACAGACGGCGCAGTGGGCGCCTCACGCCTTGGCCATCGGCACCGACCTCGGTTTCGAAGCAGCCGGCGGGGAGGTCAGGATCGAGGCCAACGAGATCCTGCTGGCCGAGCTGCTGAACAACCTGATCGACAACGCCTTGCGCTATACGCCGCGTCAGGGACGCGTGACGGTGCGCGTGCAGGGGTGGGCCGACGCCGCCGTGCTGGAAGTGGAAGACTCGGGACCCGGCATCCCGCCGGCCGAGCGCGAACGGGTGTTCGACCGGTTCTACCGCATGTTGGGCACCCCTGCCGACGGCAGCGGACTGGGCCTGGCCATCGTGCGCGAAATTGCCCAGAAGCATGGCGCGGCGGTCGAACTGAGCGACAACCCGGGTCTTGGTTCTCCGCTTCCGGGCCTGCGCATCACCATACGCTTCCCGCACAAGTTACATACTGACACACAATAG
- a CDS encoding MFS transporter, with the protein MSTASMPRPGAVARPSPMTRNERKVIFASSLGTVFEWYDFYLYGSLAPIIALHFFSGVNPTAGFIFALLAFAAGFAVRPFGALVFGRLGDLVGRKYTFLVTIVIMGLSTFLVGILPTYASIGIAAPALLIVLRLLQGLALGGEYGGAATYVAEHAPMGRRGFYTSWIQTTATLGLFLSLLVILGFRTYVGEDAFRDSWGWWRAPFLLSFVLLAISVWIRLQLSESPTFQRMKDEGKGSKAPISESFGQWKNLKVVILALLGLTAGQAVVWYTGQFYALFFLTQTLKVEANTANIMIAVALLIGTPFFVIFGALSDRIGRKPIIMAGCLIAAVTYFPIFQGLTHFANPALEKAQATAPVTVIADPATCSFQFNPVGTSAFTSSCDVIKSFLARNSVNYKNEAAPAGAVAKVRIGNDEFSSFDGAALPPAEFKTRSAELDKSLTAAIRGHGYPPKADPAQSNNVMVVVLLTILVIYVTMVYGPIAAMLVEMFPTRIRYTSMSLPYHIGNGWFGGFLPPLAFAIVAATGNIYDGLWYPIIIAVMTLVIGTLFIRETKDVDLNVER; encoded by the coding sequence ATGAGCACAGCATCCATGCCGCGCCCGGGCGCCGTCGCGCGCCCCAGTCCGATGACCCGCAACGAACGCAAGGTGATTTTCGCCTCGTCGCTGGGGACCGTGTTCGAATGGTATGACTTCTATCTTTATGGCTCGCTGGCGCCGATCATCGCGCTGCACTTCTTTTCCGGCGTCAATCCCACCGCTGGCTTCATCTTCGCGCTCCTGGCCTTCGCCGCCGGCTTCGCGGTGCGGCCTTTCGGCGCACTGGTCTTCGGCCGTCTTGGCGACCTCGTCGGCCGGAAGTACACCTTCCTGGTGACCATCGTCATCATGGGCCTGTCGACATTCCTGGTCGGCATCCTGCCGACATACGCGTCCATCGGCATCGCGGCGCCCGCACTGCTGATCGTCCTGCGCCTGCTCCAGGGCCTGGCCCTCGGCGGGGAATACGGCGGCGCGGCGACCTATGTGGCCGAACATGCGCCCATGGGCCGGCGTGGCTTCTATACCAGTTGGATCCAGACCACGGCGACGCTGGGCCTCTTCCTGTCCCTGCTCGTCATCCTGGGGTTCCGCACCTATGTCGGCGAAGACGCCTTCCGCGACAGCTGGGGCTGGTGGCGCGCGCCCTTCCTGCTGTCTTTCGTGCTGCTCGCGATTTCGGTGTGGATACGCCTGCAACTGAGCGAATCGCCGACCTTCCAGCGCATGAAGGACGAAGGCAAGGGTTCCAAGGCCCCCATCTCCGAATCCTTCGGCCAATGGAAGAACCTGAAGGTCGTCATCCTGGCGCTGCTGGGCCTGACCGCGGGCCAGGCGGTGGTCTGGTACACGGGCCAGTTCTACGCCCTGTTCTTCCTGACGCAGACGCTCAAGGTGGAGGCCAACACGGCCAACATCATGATCGCCGTGGCGCTGTTGATCGGCACGCCGTTCTTCGTGATATTCGGCGCCCTGTCCGACCGTATCGGCCGCAAGCCCATCATCATGGCGGGTTGCCTCATCGCCGCGGTCACATACTTCCCGATCTTCCAGGGCCTGACCCACTTCGCGAATCCGGCGCTCGAAAAAGCACAGGCCACGGCGCCGGTGACGGTCATCGCGGATCCCGCGACGTGCTCTTTCCAGTTCAACCCGGTGGGCACTTCGGCATTCACCAGCAGTTGCGATGTCATCAAATCCTTCCTGGCGCGCAATTCGGTGAACTACAAGAACGAAGCCGCGCCGGCGGGTGCCGTTGCCAAGGTCAGGATCGGTAATGACGAGTTCAGCTCGTTCGACGGCGCCGCGCTGCCGCCCGCCGAGTTCAAGACCCGTTCCGCCGAGCTCGACAAATCGTTGACCGCGGCCATCCGTGGACACGGCTACCCGCCCAAGGCCGACCCCGCCCAGTCCAACAATGTGATGGTGGTCGTACTGCTGACCATCCTGGTCATCTACGTGACCATGGTCTATGGCCCCATCGCCGCCATGCTGGTGGAAATGTTCCCCACGCGGATCCGCTATACCTCCATGAGCCTGCCCTACCATATCGGCAACGGCTGGTTTGGCGGGTTCCTGCCTCCGCTGGCCTTCGCCATCGTGGCGGCCACCGGCAACATCTATGACGGACTGTGGTACCCCATCATCATCGCGGTCATGACGCTGGTCATCGGTACGCTCTTCATCCGCGAGACCAAGGATGTGGACCTGAACGTGGAACGCTAG